AGAATAAAGAGGTTCGCGAAGCTTTATATGAGACAGTGAACTGGTGGTTAGATAAGGGAATAGATGGATTTCGTGTTGATGCGATTAGTCATATTAAGAAAGAAGAAGGACTAAAAGACATGCCAAATCCCAAAGGGTTACCTTATGTATCTTCTTTTGATAAACATATGAATGTGAATGGTATTCAGCCGTTATTAGAGGAACTAAAAGAGAATACATTTGCAAAATACGATATTATGACTGTTGGAGAAGCGAATGGTGTCAAAATTGAAGATGCAGATCTTTGGGTTGGAGAGGAAAACGGTAAATTCAATATGGTATTTCAATTTGAACATTTAAGTTTATGGGATGCTGAAAAGAAAAAAGAACTTGATGTTGTAGAGTTGAAGAAAGTGTTAACAAAATGGCAAAAAGGTTTAGAAAATAAAGGGTGGAACGCACTTTATATTGAAAACCATGATAAGCCACGTATTGTATCGACTTGGGGAGACGATCAGCAATATTGGCGTGAAAGTGCAACAGCTTTAGGAGCGATGTATTTCTTTATGCATGGAACGCCATTTATTTATCAAGGGCAAGAGATTGGGATGACAAATGTTCAGTTTCCTAATATCGATGATTATGACGATGTAGCTATTAAAAATTTATACCGTGAGAAAATTGCACAAGGTGTATCGCATCAAGAAATGATGGAAATTATATGGGCATCTTGTCGCGATAATTCGCGTACACCTATGCAGTGGAGTAGCGAAGAAAATGCAGGTTTTACAACAGGAACACCTTGGTTTGGAATCAATCCAAATTATAAAGAAATCAATGTCCAAAAGCAGCAAGAAGAACCCAATTCTATTTTGAATTTTTATAAGAAAATGATTGCTCTAAAAAAGGCACATGCTGTTTTCAATTACGGTACGTATGATTTATTATTAGAGGATGATCCGCAAATTTATGCATACACGCGTACATTACAAGATGAAAAAATAATTGTGATTACCAATCTGTCAAGCAAGGAAGCTATCTATCATAAGAATTCATACACGTTAGAAAGCAATCGATTGCTTTTAAGTAACTATGAAATTTCTGAAGATGAAGGAAATAAGAAAATCATCTTAAATCCTTATGAAGCAAGAATTTATCGTATTTCTTAAAAAAATGGTGCTCTCGTAGCATCTTTTTTTGTTTAGAAAAAACTTTTTATTGCAATGCGAAAGCGCTTTTATTAAAATTAATTTATGAAAACGTTTGCGTCAATTCTCTGTTTGGAATTGTTTTCATATATGTAGAGAAATTCTATGTTGTCTTATTAGGAAACTGGTAAACAAAGGGAGGAAAAAACAGATGAAAATTACGTCTTTTGATTTTTGGCAGAAGTTTGGGAAAGCGTTGTTAGTTGTTGTAGCAGTTATGCCAGCTGCAGGTTTAATGATTTCTATTGGTAAGCTAATCGGTATGGCTGCTGGAGATGTAAATGCTGTACATATGATTGCTAGAGTTATGGAAGACATTGGTTGGGCGATTATTACAAACTTGCATATTTTATTTGCAGTAGCAATTGGGGGATCGTGGGCAAAGGACCGCGCAGGCGGTGCGTTTGCAGCGCTGTTAGCATTTGTGTTAACAAACCGGATTACGGGAGCTATATTTGGTGTTAACACTGAAATGTTAGCGGATTCAAAAGCGGAAGTTTCTTCATTATTAGCTGGAGATTTACTTGTAAAAGATTATTTCACTTCTATACTTGGTGCACCAGCGCTCAATATGGGAGTATTCGTAGGGATTATTACAGGGTTTTTAGGTGCCACTTTATATAATAAATATTATAACTATAATAAATTACCACAGGCATTAGCATTTTTTAATGGGAAACGTTTTGTACCATTTGTTGTAATTGTTTGGTCTACCATTACGGCAATTGTTTTATCACTTTTATGGCCGTTCATCCAAAGTGGATTAAATGAGTTCGGACGCTGGATTGCGGCATCGAAAGACAGTGCACCAGTTGTCGCGCCATTCGTATACGGGACATTAGAGCGTCTGTTATTGCCGTTTGGATTACATCATATGTTAACGATTCCGATGAACTATACAGAACTTGGTGGGACATATACAATGTTAACGGGTTCGAAAGTTGGTCAAGTGGTTGCAGGACAAGACCCGCTATGGTTGGCATGGGTTACAGATTTAAATAATTTATTAACAAATGGGGATACAAAAGCATATAACGATTTGTTAAATAATGTAGTGCCAGCTCGTTTTAAAGTAGGACAAGTAATTGGATCGACAGCATCACTAATTGGGATTGCATTTGCAATGTTTTACAATGTTGATAAAGACAAACGTGCAAAATATAAGCCGATGTTCTTTTCAGCAGCATTAGCGGTATTTTTAACAGGTGTTACAGAGCCGATTGAATTTATGTTTATGTTCATCGCTCCATTATTATATATAGTGTATGCAATTACAACAGGTCTTGCATTTGCATTGGCAGATCTTATTAATTTACGAGTACATGCATTTGGATTTATTGAATTAATGACTCGTACACCAATGATGGTTCATGCAGGGTTAACAAGAGACTTAATTCATTTTGTGATTGTTTCAGTAATGTTCTTTATTTTAAACTTTACCGTATTTCATTTCTTAATTAAAAAGTTTAATTTACCAACTCCAGGGCGTGCGGGTAATTATATTGATAATGAAGATGATTCTTCAGAACAAATAGCAAATGGAAAAGAAGGGTCTTTAGCAACAAAAGTTATTGACCTTCTAGGTGGAAAGGATAATATTGCAGATGTAGATGCTTGTATGACACGTTTACGTGTGACAGTGAAAGATTTAAGTGTCGTTGCACCAGAAACAGATTGGAAACAAAATGGGGCATTAGGGCTTATTGTAAAAGATAAAGGTGTGCAAGCTGTATACGGTCCAAAAGCAGATGTATTAAAATCAGATATTCAAGACATGTTAGGTGCATAAGAAATGAAAGTATTAACTTTAAATTGTCATTCTTGGCAAGAAGAGAATCAATTAGAAAAAATAAAATACCTTGCTAAGACGATTCAAGAAGAAAA
The window above is part of the Bacillus cytotoxicus NVH 391-98 genome. Proteins encoded here:
- a CDS encoding glycoside hydrolase family 13 protein translates to MNKIWWKEAVAYQIYPRSFMDSNGDGIGDLQGIIAKLDYLKDLGIDVIWICPMYKSPNDDNGYDISDYREIMDEFGTMADFDALLEEVHKRGMKLIIDLVINHTSDEHPWFIESRSSKDNPKRDWYIWRDGKDGKEPNNWESIFNGSAWEYDETTDQYYLHIFSRKQPDLNWENKEVREALYETVNWWLDKGIDGFRVDAISHIKKEEGLKDMPNPKGLPYVSSFDKHMNVNGIQPLLEELKENTFAKYDIMTVGEANGVKIEDADLWVGEENGKFNMVFQFEHLSLWDAEKKKELDVVELKKVLTKWQKGLENKGWNALYIENHDKPRIVSTWGDDQQYWRESATALGAMYFFMHGTPFIYQGQEIGMTNVQFPNIDDYDDVAIKNLYREKIAQGVSHQEMMEIIWASCRDNSRTPMQWSSEENAGFTTGTPWFGINPNYKEINVQKQQEEPNSILNFYKKMIALKKAHAVFNYGTYDLLLEDDPQIYAYTRTLQDEKIIVITNLSSKEAIYHKNSYTLESNRLLLSNYEISEDEGNKKIILNPYEARIYRIS
- a CDS encoding PTS transporter subunit IIBC, which gives rise to MKITSFDFWQKFGKALLVVVAVMPAAGLMISIGKLIGMAAGDVNAVHMIARVMEDIGWAIITNLHILFAVAIGGSWAKDRAGGAFAALLAFVLTNRITGAIFGVNTEMLADSKAEVSSLLAGDLLVKDYFTSILGAPALNMGVFVGIITGFLGATLYNKYYNYNKLPQALAFFNGKRFVPFVVIVWSTITAIVLSLLWPFIQSGLNEFGRWIAASKDSAPVVAPFVYGTLERLLLPFGLHHMLTIPMNYTELGGTYTMLTGSKVGQVVAGQDPLWLAWVTDLNNLLTNGDTKAYNDLLNNVVPARFKVGQVIGSTASLIGIAFAMFYNVDKDKRAKYKPMFFSAALAVFLTGVTEPIEFMFMFIAPLLYIVYAITTGLAFALADLINLRVHAFGFIELMTRTPMMVHAGLTRDLIHFVIVSVMFFILNFTVFHFLIKKFNLPTPGRAGNYIDNEDDSSEQIANGKEGSLATKVIDLLGGKDNIADVDACMTRLRVTVKDLSVVAPETDWKQNGALGLIVKDKGVQAVYGPKADVLKSDIQDMLGA